The uncultured Bacteroides sp. DNA segment ATTCAGAGCAGACTTCAGAGGGGTAACAGATATGAAGTTTTTCTTGTTTAGAATAGCTAAACTATATGCCTAATCAAATGTTAAATCCCCAAGAAGATAAACTGAGCCCATAACATCCCCATGTTGCCCCTAAAAACATCCGCATCTACTATACAACATCCCCATGTTTTAAGCTAAAACATGGGGATGTTCTGGTTGTATAAAATACGTAGAATAAAGGGAAAGAACGTGTAGGAAGCAGAAAGAAGTTACTTCTTCTAAATCTTGTAAACGAGTACTCCGGCTGTAGGTATAACAGTATTGCCAATTAAGACTTTTGCTCCGGTAGGTAATGTAAATTTATAAGGTTCATCCGAATAGTTGAGTACAATAGCGAATCCATTGCGATATTCCATCGTCACACCATAAGGAAGATTCATCACGGGAATATTCAATGTGGCATATAACTTCTTAAGTATATCGCCCTCTAAAGAGCCATCGGTTGAGTCAACTCCAATATAAGTGATCGTACCTTTCCCTAACTTGCGGAACGTAACAGCTGGTTTTCCGTCATAGAACTCTTGTGCATAGGTAGCCCACACTTGAGAATCCTTGCCGGGAATGAGTATCTCACCCCATGCATTCCATGTATATTTTTTGCCTCCCAACTCTACCACACCCGGATCTTTGGGTAACAACAAATCATAAAAATCCATTGAATTACCCGTCAGATTGTTTATCGACGCACCAAAAGGAGCTTCAAACAAGCGACCAAAGCGATCTTTTTGCGCTGTGCGGCAGGTCAGTACCAGATTCCCTCCATTCTTAACATAATTAGTCCATCTTTCTACTAAGTTTTTATCGGCCAATTGATAGGCAGGAGCTATCATCACGGGATATTGACTGAAATCTTTTTCTTCGGTGATGAAGTCAACCGGTGCGCCAAATGATTTAAGTGTACGATAATACTTCTCTATATGCCCCATCGTGTTCCATGTTACATTTTGCTTTTGGCGATCTATGCTCCATGCATTTTCATGATTAAAGAGGATGGCCGTCGTTCTGTCAACATAGTCTTTCGGCTTCTTAGCACGAGGAGAAGATTCTTTTCTAAGCAGTTTAACTTCATTCATGAATTCTTGATACTCTCGCCCGCCGGGAGTAACCGTAACGCCATCAGTGCCTACAATACCATAGTGATATTGTTCCGTTCCATATAAAGGTTGACGATAACGATAGGTACAAACAAAATCACTTCCTCCGGCAAAAACACTCCAAAGCCATAAGCGAACAGCGCCGGGAAGCGGTTGTGGGTTTATGCTGCCCCAATTCACCTGACCGGGTTGTAATTCCATCACCCCGTATGTACCTTGAATCGGACGAAAGAAATCATTAGCAAAAGCAATGCGAAGCGGATTGCCTACCCGATAACCCCGACGACCGATGCCTTCGTTTTCTCCATAAACCATGTAACGCGTATATGAAACGAAATCCAGTTCTTTACTTCCTCCGATATGCCCTTCGTCATAGTTCGGTATATAATTAGTAGTAACCCACTGATTTTTAGCATACTTCTTTATCAGCAGACTCTGCTCGTTGAGAAAATCATTGGTCACCCCTGCAGCAAAACGACGATAGTCTAAAATCTGATGATGATTCATAAACATCTGCCGGGTTTTAGGAAGAGTAATCTCATCAAAGATGGTATATACTTCACTCCAAAAGGAAGTTCCCCAAGCATCATTCAAAGCTTTGATGTTATTCTCATATTTTTTACGAAGGAAATCACGGAAAGCTATTTCGGCCTTTGGATTATAGTCAAACTGCACCGCCGGTTCATTATCAAGTTGCCAACCTATGACCCGAGCGTCATTTCCATAATGTTGGGCTAATTTCTCTATCATCTTATAGGAAAGCTCTCTATAAAGTGGAGACGCAAAAGACGCATGTTGACGAGCACCATGATCGAGCACCGTACCATCTTCCTGACGAAGCAATATTTCAGGATATTTGCGGCTCAGCCATACGGGAGGCGTGGCAGTAGAAGTACATAAGACCACCTTTAAATTATGCTTGGCAGCAAGAGCCACAGCACGGTCCAGCCAGGCAAAATCATATTTCCCTTCAGAAGGTTCAAGCTGCGCCCAGGCAAATTCCGCAAAGTGCGTAAACTCAAACCCCAGTTCATGTATTTTCTTAAAATCCCTATCCCACTGGCTCTCATCCCAATGTTCAGGATAGTAATATACGCCCGTCAATGTAAGATCATTCTCTTTAAACCATTGTTTAGAGGAAGGTTGTTGCGCCTGCAAACCAATTGGCAACAGCATACATGCCAACAAAATAGATAATAAGATTCGTTTCATAGTAACATTTGTTATAGCGATTATGGAGTCATTTCTTTATTCTCAGCAAAGAATCAAGTACCTTACTATCTACTGTGAAAGCAGTACCATGCCGTGTTCCTTTCGGAAAAACGACTTTATCCGACACATCTTCCCAATGAATACGGTCCTTGGAACGAACCGCGCCATACTTATGATCACGGTATTTATCAAAGTACACATAGAGATAATCGCCAACAATCAATGGTGCAGGGCCTTCTGCCCAATAATTACCGGTTATAGGAGCCGAAACTTTCACAGGAAAGCCCTCTTTAATATTTTTTGTTTGGGTTACACGTAGGTTTTTCTCGGGAGGATTCGAATTCTCGTTCTTCACGACCATTATCAGTTCATCATTTACATCCTTTACGATAGCAGCATCAATCACACTAAAGTCGGGATCAAAGAACATCTTTGTTTTCGAAAACTTCTTAAAATTCTTTGTAGTTACATAGTAAATACGATGGTTTAATCCTTTTTCACTTTCACTCGTTGCAACCTCTTTGTGTTTTCCGGGAATGGTGGTAGCCCAAAAGATATAATAAGTCTTCGATGGTTTGTCATAAAACAATTCAGGTGCCCAGCAATTATGTGCCGTAGGCTCATGCATCATCACAGGGATAGCTTTTTGCTCAGACCAGTGTGATAAATCCTTTGATGAAGCGTATCCAATGATACGATCCGTCCAACTGGAAGTCCACACCATGTGGAAAGTACCATCGGGTGCCTGACAGATGCTGGGGTCTCTCATCAGCTTATCTTTTCCTACAGAAGGCGTCAAAAAGGAGACTCCCTCGTTCAACGGTTCCCACTTTAAACCGTCTCTGCTATAGGCCAAATGAAGCCCATCTTTGCTATCATTAATAAAATAAGAAAACAAATATGTCTTCTCCTGCCCCCAGCCTGTAGCCAGAAACAAAAAGGTAAAACATACGAAAAGAAAGAATTTATTCATTATATTAGCCTTAAAATTAATAGAGTTATCAAACATACAAATATAATCGAATCAAACTGAAAGAAAAATAGTCTTAGATAAAAACAGCCATTATATTGTTCCAAATTACTGTATTATCGTACAAAGCAATATAATAACAGGTGATTTCACACGAATTTCTATCTTTATGTACATCTTTCTAGGATGAGTAATGGCAAAAGTCTGTATTTTAGCTTTCGGATTATTATTAAAGTAAATATTATGCAAAAACATTTTCTTACACTATCTCTTCTTATAACAATTGCAACAACTTTGTGTGCACAGAATGCGCTCAATATTGCAGGCAAATGGAAGTTTCAAATCGACAGAAATGATGCGGGAGTCAAAGAACAATGGTATAAAAAAACATTGAATGATGACATAAACCTCCCCGGATCAATGCCCGAAAAACTTAAAGGAGACAATGTTACCGCACAAACAAAATGGACCGGCAGTTTATATGATAGTTCCTATTACTTCAATCCCTATATGGAGAAGTATCGGATAGAGGGCAACCTGAAATTGCCCTTCTTCTTAACACCTGATAAACATTATGTAGGTGTAGCGTGGTATCAAAAGCAGGTTGTAATTCCGGCTAATTGGAAGGGTGAACGAATCTTGCTCTATCTGGAACGGCCACATATAGAAACGACTGTATGGATTAACGAAAAGAAAGCGGGTATGCAGAATAGTCTTTGCGTCCCCCATATATATGATGTAACCGATCTTGTGACGAAAGGAAAATGCACCATTTCTATCCGCGTAGATAATCGCATTAAAGAAATCAACGTAGGGCCGGACTCTCACAGCATTACCGATCAGACACAGGGTAATTGGAACGGAATAGTAGGGAAAATCAACTTAATCACTACGCCAAAAGTCTATTTCGACGATATTCAAGTATATCCGGATCTTGCAAATAAAAAGGCAATAGTGAAAATGGTACTAAAATCCACTTCACCCACAGGTACGTCGGCAACAATAGCTCTCTCTGCAAAGAGCTTTAATTCGGAACAAAATCATACTGTACCCGCAATAACAAAAAACTTTGTTGTGAAAGATGGAGTACTTAATTGCGAAATGGAACTAACCATGGGAGACGGAATGCTAACATGGGATGAATTCGATCCAGCACTGTACCTGTTGCATGCAGAAATAACAAGTAATAAAGGAAAAGAGAAAAAGGAAATACAATTCGGAATGCGTGAGTTTTCCATCAAAGGGAAATGGTTTTATGTGAATGGGATTAAAACAATGCTCAGGGGAACAGTAGAGAACTGTGATTTCCCTTTGACTGGCTATGCACCGATGGATGTGAAAGACTGGGAAAGGGTTTTTCGTATTTGCCGTAGCTACGGATTGAACCACATGCGTTTTCATTCTTTCTGTCCACCGGAAGCAGCTTTCATTGCTGCTGATTTAGTGGGATTCTATTTGCAACCGGAAGGACCAAGTTGGCCAAATCATGGCCCTAAATTGGGGATGGGACAACCCATTGATACTTATCTGATGGATGAAACCATTCGACTAACAAAAGCTTATGGTAACTATGCATCCTATTGTATGTTAGCTTGTGGCAATGAACCTTCGGGACGCTGGGTCGCTTGGGTGACCAAATTTGTAGAATACTGGAAAAAGGCCGACTCACGCAGAGTATATACCGGAGCATCAGTAGGCAATGGCTGGCAATGGCAACCCAATAGTCAATATCATGTCAAAGCCGGTGCCAGAGGACTAAACTGGACAAATGCAATGCCTGAATCGGAATCGGATTATCATGAAAGAATAGATACTGTAAAGCAACCTTATGTATCGCATGAAACGGGGCAATGGTGTGCTTTCCCTAATTTCAATGAGATAAGAAAATATACAGGCGTGAACAAGGCACGCAACTTCGAAATTTTCCAAGATCTACTAACTGATGGTAAGATGGGAAACAAGGGACATGACTTCATGATGGCTTCAGGAAAGTTGCAAGCTCTTTGCTATAAAAACGAGATAGAGAAAACCCTCCGCACCCCGGACTATGCTGGCTTTCAATTGCTCGCTCTGAATGATTACTCGGGACAAGGCACGGCCTTAGTCGGACTATTGGATGTATTTTTTGAAGAAAAAGGATATATCACAGCCAATGAAGTTCGAAGATTCTGCAGTGCTACCGTACCATTGGCACGCATCCCTAAATTCGTATATAAGAACGACGAAACGTTCACTGCCGATATTGAAGTCGCTAATTTTTATAAAGCAACAATCAAAAACGCCAAAACGGTTTATACAATCAAAGATATTTATGGCAAAGTTTATGCAAAAGGAGTCATTAGTACAAAAGACATTCCGATAGGCAACTGCTTCCAATTAGGACAGGTAAACTACTCGCTAAACAATGTTACCTCTCCACAAAAACTAAATCTGGAGGTAAAGATAGAAGGAACAGAAGCCTTGAACGACTGGGATTTCTGGGTATATCCTGCACAAGTAAAAGTGAAAAAAGGTAGCGTGTACGTTACAGATACTTTCGACATCAAAGCACATGAAATCTTAGAGCAAGGTGGTAATGTATTAATTACCGCCGCAGGCAAGATTTCCTACGGAAAAGAGGTCGTACAATACTTCACGCCTGTATTTTGGAACACTTCTTGGTTCAAAATGCGCCCTCCGCATACCACAGGCATTTGGGTCAACGACAAGAGCCCACTCTTTAAAAACTTTCCGACAGAATATCATAGCAACCTACAATGGTGGGAGCTGCTCAACAAAGCTCAAGTGATGCAATTTACAGAGTTTCCTGAAACCTTTCAACCGCTGGTACAAAGCATTGATACTTGGTTTATCAGCCGTAAGATCGGAACGTTGTTTGAGGCCAATGTCTTGAATGGCAAGTTGATGATGACTAGTATGGACATAACCAGTGAACCCGACAAACGTATTGTTGCACGCCAAATGTATAGCGCTATTTTAGATTATATGAATTCTGATTATTTCCGTCCACAAGAAAAAATAAGTGTGGAACAAATACAAGACCTATTTACCAAGAATGCGCCAAAAGTAAACTCTTACACCAAAGATTCTCCCGACGAGTTAAAGCCAATAAAAGGAGACAAAGGGAGATAAGATTCAGCAAACAATAGATAAATGAAGAAGTATTATATCGCAGCCTTAGCACTAGCCATTAGCACAATGGGGCAAGCACAACAAGTCAGCTACTCTTTTCGCTTTGATAATAAAAAGAGCGAAGGAGTAGTCAACATCACTCCACAAAATATCTTTAGTGAAGCCACGGGTTATGGTTACGACCTGCAAGCAGCACCCGATGGTAAAAGTAATCATCCGTTTTACTTTTCTGTAGCTGTGCCCGATGGCAATTACAAAGTAACTGTCACGCTTGGCTCGAAAAAGAAAGCGGGAGAAACCACCGTCCGGGGAGAATCCCGTCGATTATTTATCGAGAATCTGCCTACGCAAAAAGGAGAATTGGTAGAACGCTCATTTGTTATCAACAAGAGAAATACCCTGATTGCCGAAGGAGAATACGTGAAGATTAAGCCCCGCGAGAAGAAAAAGCTGAATTGGGATGATAAGTTAACGTTGGAGTTCAATGGAGATGCACCTCAGTTGGCCGCACTCCGCATCGAAAAAGTAGAAAACGTTCCGACCATATTCCTATGCGGCAACTCTACGGTTGTAGATCAAGATAATGAGCCATGGGCAAGCTGGGGACAGATGATTCCTC contains these protein-coding regions:
- a CDS encoding sugar-binding domain-containing protein, with product MQKHFLTLSLLITIATTLCAQNALNIAGKWKFQIDRNDAGVKEQWYKKTLNDDINLPGSMPEKLKGDNVTAQTKWTGSLYDSSYYFNPYMEKYRIEGNLKLPFFLTPDKHYVGVAWYQKQVVIPANWKGERILLYLERPHIETTVWINEKKAGMQNSLCVPHIYDVTDLVTKGKCTISIRVDNRIKEINVGPDSHSITDQTQGNWNGIVGKINLITTPKVYFDDIQVYPDLANKKAIVKMVLKSTSPTGTSATIALSAKSFNSEQNHTVPAITKNFVVKDGVLNCEMELTMGDGMLTWDEFDPALYLLHAEITSNKGKEKKEIQFGMREFSIKGKWFYVNGIKTMLRGTVENCDFPLTGYAPMDVKDWERVFRICRSYGLNHMRFHSFCPPEAAFIAADLVGFYLQPEGPSWPNHGPKLGMGQPIDTYLMDETIRLTKAYGNYASYCMLACGNEPSGRWVAWVTKFVEYWKKADSRRVYTGASVGNGWQWQPNSQYHVKAGARGLNWTNAMPESESDYHERIDTVKQPYVSHETGQWCAFPNFNEIRKYTGVNKARNFEIFQDLLTDGKMGNKGHDFMMASGKLQALCYKNEIEKTLRTPDYAGFQLLALNDYSGQGTALVGLLDVFFEEKGYITANEVRRFCSATVPLARIPKFVYKNDETFTADIEVANFYKATIKNAKTVYTIKDIYGKVYAKGVISTKDIPIGNCFQLGQVNYSLNNVTSPQKLNLEVKIEGTEALNDWDFWVYPAQVKVKKGSVYVTDTFDIKAHEILEQGGNVLITAAGKISYGKEVVQYFTPVFWNTSWFKMRPPHTTGIWVNDKSPLFKNFPTEYHSNLQWWELLNKAQVMQFTEFPETFQPLVQSIDTWFISRKIGTLFEANVLNGKLMMTSMDITSEPDKRIVARQMYSAILDYMNSDYFRPQEKISVEQIQDLFTKNAPKVNSYTKDSPDELKPIKGDKGR
- a CDS encoding beta-galactosidase; the protein is MKRILLSILLACMLLPIGLQAQQPSSKQWFKENDLTLTGVYYYPEHWDESQWDRDFKKIHELGFEFTHFAEFAWAQLEPSEGKYDFAWLDRAVALAAKHNLKVVLCTSTATPPVWLSRKYPEILLRQEDGTVLDHGARQHASFASPLYRELSYKMIEKLAQHYGNDARVIGWQLDNEPAVQFDYNPKAEIAFRDFLRKKYENNIKALNDAWGTSFWSEVYTIFDEITLPKTRQMFMNHHQILDYRRFAAGVTNDFLNEQSLLIKKYAKNQWVTTNYIPNYDEGHIGGSKELDFVSYTRYMVYGENEGIGRRGYRVGNPLRIAFANDFFRPIQGTYGVMELQPGQVNWGSINPQPLPGAVRLWLWSVFAGGSDFVCTYRYRQPLYGTEQYHYGIVGTDGVTVTPGGREYQEFMNEVKLLRKESSPRAKKPKDYVDRTTAILFNHENAWSIDRQKQNVTWNTMGHIEKYYRTLKSFGAPVDFITEEKDFSQYPVMIAPAYQLADKNLVERWTNYVKNGGNLVLTCRTAQKDRFGRLFEAPFGASINNLTGNSMDFYDLLLPKDPGVVELGGKKYTWNAWGEILIPGKDSQVWATYAQEFYDGKPAVTFRKLGKGTITYIGVDSTDGSLEGDILKKLYATLNIPVMNLPYGVTMEYRNGFAIVLNYSDEPYKFTLPTGAKVLIGNTVIPTAGVLVYKI